A single window of Cottoperca gobio chromosome 9, fCotGob3.1, whole genome shotgun sequence DNA harbors:
- the selenoe gene encoding selenoprotein e — protein sequence MWAFLVLTLALAVGALDTNNDTAVEEKLDIARAKLLAPSVVGUGIKKMPELHRFLLERSALYHNLEYDSSEEKNPRLIFYNEKDEVVKTVPVKEMKADEISSLLDSLGFYKRSQKGEEVPEEFQHFPLLPPRDEL from the exons atgtgggCCTTCTTGGTGCTCACTCTTGCCCTTGCTGTCGGGGCATTAGACACTAACAACGACACAGCGGTTGAAGAAAAGCTTGACATCGCCAGAGCTAAACTGCTG GCTCCCAGTGTGGTCGGATGAGGCATAAAGAAAATGCCCGAGCTCCATCGTTTTCTTCTGGAGCGCTCGGCTTTATA CCACAACCTGGAATACGATTCATCGGAGGAGAAGAATCCCCGTCTGATATTCTATAACGAAAAGGACGAGGTTGTAAAG ACTGTTCCCGTGAAGGAAATGAAGGCAGACGAGATCAGCAGCCTGCTGGACTCACTAGGTTTCTACAAGAGGTCCCAGAAAGGGGAAGAGGTGCCAGAGGAGTTCCAGCATTTCCCCCTGCTCCCCCCCAGGGACGAGCTGTGA
- the LOC115013844 gene encoding transmembrane protein 17A, with protein sequence MPVFYSPVPENLQMGLAYMGGSVFTNNRTADSDYSREQEDASVVNELVSHLPLQMLLYFNMFYFPCWWFAAVFMLEVKFYYLPGYYQALLITGMILLTVIEVVRLYLGYIGNLKEKVPELAAFWLLSFMFQLPVLLFFLTDEGIIIMPLERAVNSLYLLFLLAQILASFLALRTMTRKLTLLFYLRQFGKEESLREAGMSPVYGLPYHRSVLPMSHNHEMYH encoded by the exons ATGCCTGTGTTTTACTCACCTGTTCCCGAGAACCTGCAGATGGGTCTGGCCTATATGGGAGGCTCTGTGTTCACCAACAACAGGACAGCGGACAGCGACTACAGCAGGGAGCAGGAGGACGCCTCTG TGGTGAACGAGCTGGTTTCTCATCTTCCCCTGCAGATGCTGCTGTActtcaacatgttttattttccctgtTGGTGGTTTGCTGCTGTTTTCATGTTGGAAGTGAAG TTCTATTATCTTCCCGGGTACTACCAGGCTCTGCTCATAACCGGGATGATCCTCCTCACAGTCATTGAAGTGGTCAGACTTTATCTGGGCTACATTGGCAACCTTAAAGAAAAG GTGCCAGAGCTGGCAGCCTTCTGGCTCCTGTCTTTCATGTTCCAGCTGCCAGTGCTGCTGTTCTTCCTGACCGATGAAGGAATTATCATCATGCCTCTAGAGAGAGCCGTCAACTCCCTCtacctcctcttcctgctcgcCCAGATCCTGGCGTCCTTCCTTGCGCTCAGGACCATGACCCGAAAGCTCACCCTGCTCTTCTATCTGCGTCAGTTTGGCAAGGAGGAGAGCCTCCGTGAGGCAGGGATGAGCCCCGTATATGGGCTGCCCTACCACCGCAGTGTGCTGCCCATGTCACACAACCATGAAATGTATCATTAA